A single genomic interval of Flavobacterium sp. N2820 harbors:
- a CDS encoding sensor histidine kinase, with the protein MNKSRFRLLVFLMSLSLIGIIVVQLYWITTSLNKNEEEFKYHVQQVLGNVSNAIKDKELVSFYKQYNKIKDSIGTVPKEEDLKEIYFYERDTKTNETIIYSNTLVAENYGITGSFFDKNANSVNFDKVISKRKTEIYNGNSINDGSFQMNSQPNITIKKSGSLSSLDRANFEVAFKDIVAQKALQQRISNEELEKLLKAELNKYGVKTPFEFGIYSNGLATKIRSDKFKYDKKITYGIPIFQDNEGLSKYQLLVGFPQKSKFVFSSLIGITSLSLLFTLVIVLTYSSALNQLIKQKQISEIKTDFINNMTHEFKTPIATINLALDAIRNPKIIDDKEKVQRYLQMIKEENKRMHAQVENVLRISKLEKNELDISKEPRDVSEIIEDAIDHVSLIVEDREGVIHPHFNAQRNTILLNEVHFTNVLVNVLDNAIKYSPNAPVIDVFTENIKDFILIKIQDQGAGMSKVAQKRVFEKFYREHTGDLHNVKGHGLGLAYVKQIVEDHNGQIYVESEKGKGSTFIIKMPLIN; encoded by the coding sequence ATGAATAAATCAAGGTTTAGATTATTGGTCTTTTTAATGAGTTTGTCATTAATTGGAATTATTGTAGTTCAATTGTATTGGATAACAACTTCTTTGAATAAAAATGAAGAAGAATTCAAATATCATGTGCAGCAAGTACTTGGTAATGTGTCAAATGCAATAAAAGATAAAGAATTAGTCTCTTTTTATAAACAATATAATAAAATTAAAGATAGTATTGGAACCGTACCAAAAGAAGAAGATTTAAAAGAAATTTACTTCTATGAACGTGATACAAAAACCAATGAAACGATAATCTATTCTAATACACTTGTTGCCGAAAATTACGGAATTACAGGTTCGTTCTTTGATAAAAATGCAAATTCAGTCAATTTTGATAAAGTTATTTCTAAAAGAAAAACAGAAATATACAATGGAAACTCAATTAACGACGGAAGTTTTCAAATGAATTCACAGCCTAATATTACGATTAAAAAATCGGGAAGTTTGTCAAGCTTGGATAGAGCTAATTTTGAAGTTGCTTTTAAAGATATTGTTGCTCAAAAAGCCTTACAACAAAGAATTTCTAACGAAGAACTTGAGAAATTATTAAAAGCAGAGTTAAATAAATATGGTGTTAAAACGCCTTTTGAATTCGGAATTTATAGCAATGGTTTAGCGACAAAAATTCGTTCCGATAAATTTAAATACGACAAAAAAATAACTTACGGAATTCCAATTTTTCAAGATAACGAAGGATTGTCAAAATATCAGTTATTAGTAGGATTTCCACAAAAAAGCAAATTCGTTTTTTCGTCATTAATTGGAATCACAAGTTTGTCACTGTTGTTTACATTGGTTATTGTATTAACTTATTCAAGCGCATTAAATCAGTTGATTAAGCAAAAGCAAATTTCTGAAATTAAGACCGACTTTATCAATAACATGACACATGAGTTTAAAACACCTATTGCAACAATTAATTTAGCTTTAGATGCAATAAGAAACCCTAAAATTATTGATGATAAAGAAAAAGTACAACGTTATCTTCAAATGATTAAGGAGGAAAACAAACGAATGCATGCTCAGGTTGAAAATGTTCTTAGAATTTCAAAATTAGAAAAAAATGAATTAGATATTTCTAAAGAGCCAAGAGATGTTTCAGAAATTATCGAAGATGCAATTGATCATGTTAGCTTAATTGTGGAAGATAGAGAAGGTGTTATTCACCCACATTTTAATGCACAACGAAATACAATTTTATTAAATGAAGTACATTTCACAAATGTGTTAGTTAATGTACTGGATAATGCTATAAAATATTCGCCAAATGCACCCGTTATTGATGTGTTTACTGAAAATATTAAAGATTTTATCTTGATAAAAATTCAAGATCAAGGTGCAGGAATGAGCAAAGTAGCTCAAAAAAGAGTGTTCGAAAAATTTTATAGAGAACACACAGGTGATTTACATAATGTAAAAGGTCACGGACTTGGTTTAGCCTATGTAAAACAAATTGTAGAAGACCACAACGGACAAATTTATGTAGAAAGCGAAAAAGGAAAGGGTAGTACCTTTATTATAAAAATGCCATTAATAAATTAA
- a CDS encoding glycosyltransferase, whose translation MYFSFIIPVYNRPDEIDELLESLSKLKTEFIFEVVVVEDGSTIPCEHIIEKYNSKLSISYYFKANSGPGDSRNYGMRVAKGDYFIILDSDCIIPEDYLQHITTSLQRDYVDCFGGPDAALDSFSDVQKAINFTMTSFLTTGGIRGGSEKVDKFQPRSFNMGLSKKAFEASNGFGNIHPGEDPDLSIRLWNLGFRTKLIKEAFVYHKRRISWKKFQIQVNKFGKARPILNSWYPEYSKITFWFPSLFLLGFIVSVLLTFVKFPYFLGLYVFYFALLFCSSLFMNKSFKIATYSMYAAIIQFYGYGKGFLLSFYKIFVLKQEPQKAFPELFFKN comes from the coding sequence ATGTATTTTTCTTTTATCATTCCTGTATATAATCGACCTGACGAAATTGACGAACTATTAGAAAGTTTGTCAAAATTAAAGACTGAATTTATTTTTGAAGTAGTTGTGGTTGAAGATGGTTCAACTATTCCTTGTGAACACATAATTGAAAAATACAATTCAAAGCTTTCAATATCATATTATTTTAAAGCGAATTCAGGGCCAGGAGATTCTCGTAATTATGGAATGAGAGTTGCAAAAGGTGATTACTTCATTATTTTAGATTCTGATTGTATTATTCCAGAGGATTATTTACAACATATAACCACAAGTTTACAAAGAGATTATGTCGACTGTTTTGGTGGGCCGGATGCTGCATTAGATTCTTTTTCGGATGTTCAAAAAGCTATAAATTTTACTATGACGTCTTTTTTAACTACTGGCGGAATTAGAGGAGGAAGTGAAAAAGTTGATAAATTTCAACCAAGAAGTTTTAACATGGGATTGTCTAAAAAAGCATTTGAAGCATCAAATGGATTCGGAAATATTCATCCCGGTGAAGATCCAGATTTATCAATTAGATTATGGAATTTAGGCTTCCGAACCAAATTAATAAAAGAAGCTTTCGTATATCATAAAAGAAGAATTAGCTGGAAAAAATTCCAAATACAAGTTAATAAATTCGGAAAAGCAAGACCAATTCTGAATTCGTGGTATCCAGAATATTCAAAAATTACGTTTTGGTTTCCAAGCTTATTTTTATTAGGATTCATTGTTTCAGTTTTGTTGACCTTTGTAAAATTTCCTTATTTCTTGGGATTGTATGTGTTTTATTTTGCACTCTTATTTTGTTCATCTTTGTTTATGAACAAAAGTTTTAAAATTGCTACGTATTCAATGTATGCGGCAATCATTCAATTTTATGGCTATGGAAAAGGATTTTTACTTTCATTTTATAAAATTTTTGTTTTAAAACAAGAACCACAAAAGGCATTTCCAGAATTATTTTTTAAAAATTAA
- the coaE gene encoding dephospho-CoA kinase (Dephospho-CoA kinase (CoaE) performs the final step in coenzyme A biosynthesis.), with translation MTRIIGLTGGIGSGKSTVATYIASKGIPVYIADEEAKKLMNSKRVSTKIQAIFLENILDENGNLDRKKIAAIVFNSPEKLSELNTIVHPEVKNHFAKWLKKHKNAPFVIKEVAILFETGGNTACDKVILITAPQEIRIERAMKRDNVDRESILKRIQNQLPEEEKIQKSDFVVYNIELQNTFKEVDQILKILSKP, from the coding sequence ATGACAAGAATTATTGGTTTAACTGGCGGAATTGGCAGCGGAAAATCGACTGTAGCAACTTATATTGCTTCAAAAGGAATTCCAGTTTATATTGCTGATGAGGAAGCCAAGAAACTAATGAATTCTAAAAGAGTTTCTACAAAAATTCAAGCTATTTTTTTAGAAAATATTCTTGACGAGAATGGAAACTTAGATCGAAAAAAAATAGCAGCAATAGTTTTCAATTCTCCAGAAAAACTATCAGAACTAAACACAATTGTTCACCCTGAAGTCAAGAATCACTTTGCAAAATGGCTTAAAAAGCATAAAAATGCTCCTTTTGTTATCAAAGAGGTAGCAATTTTATTTGAAACAGGTGGCAATACAGCATGTGACAAGGTTATTTTAATAACAGCTCCACAAGAAATTCGTATTGAAAGAGCAATGAAACGAGACAATGTGGATAGAGAAAGCATTTTGAAACGCATTCAAAATCAATTACCCGAAGAAGAAAAAATCCAAAAAAGTGATTTTGTAGTATATAATATTGAACTACAAAATACGTTTAAAGAAGTAGACCAAATTCTTAAAATTTTATCAAAACCATAA
- a CDS encoding fibronectin type III domain-containing protein: protein MKKITYLLFVFFLSWQVNAQLFQVATCNGTIASNVYGPMNSTTNASATNRTAVIYPASQLVGIAGQELTDVYFKRLTAAGAIGGTPNFKVYLKETTATDFGAGAIDWATEIATATLVYDADPAASAGTTAGWKNFAFSTNFTYSGTNNLAVYMEYVNTGNATTIGWEYEYSAPCINTGNNNTTKYVNNTTGTLGTSLATSNYRRPWIAFDFTVLCPAPTNLTATNVTSSSVDLSWTTGASETEWQYVIQPQGTGLPTGSGTSTTSNSFTNSTLSPATSYEVYVRSYCNVTDQSVWVGPINFTTLCAPLTVPSLEPFDTFLPNCWDEADNGDLVAGPATFGAGVWAVDGFANNGTTGAIKVLLSVAADNDWVVSPQYVIPTTGYQLKFDAAATQSGATTAPTSPWESDDFVEVLVSTTGSTNWTVLDTYNDTNVPSNMGDVNFINLDAYAGQTVRFAFRAVEGPNDGAAAIEFFVDNFEIRLTPACLEVSSLAVNNITSASADLSWLENGTATLWNIEYGVTGFTLGTGTQVLGVNTNPYSLGGLAPITTYDFYVQVDCGGLGTSVWVGPLSFTTLCAPVVAPWTYDVETAAATTNSTIDDCWDSNPTGTTAAFRWNVDDNGGTPSTATTGPSGAFSGVKYFYTEGTSGTTGAEAELYTPLVNINALATPSLQYYYHMFGSNIGELHVDIFDGTTWTNSVDVIVGQQQTAGSDPWVLKVVSLATYSGTIQVRFRAIRGAGGNCDISLDNIAFVEAPACLPPSNIVASNVTDTSVQLDWSDMSADGQFDFEYVIQPQGTGTPTSAGIQVADITVIDNSLTSVTAYEAYVRSDCGGGLFSAWVGPINFTTTCSVFTVPSLEQFTTYVPNCWEEADNGDLIAGPATFGASSWIADGFGNVGTSGSARIEIWTATLNDWIISPLYAIPATGFELKFDAAVTQWNTTAPSTNPWEADDVVEVLVSNGTTNWTVLYTYNNTNVPSTTGTPNIIDLDAYAGQNVRFAFRALEGAVNGTTDLNFYVDNFEIRPTPACPEVTTLAVANITSSSANLSWVENGTATLWNIEYGAPGFTLGTGMQQLGVTTNPYTLGGLTSNTTYEFYVQVDCGGLGTSVWVGPLSFTTSCSNFIAPWTYDVETAALTTNSTIGDCWTSNPTATTAAYRWDVDGAGSTPSTNTGPSGANSGVKYFYTEASSGTTGAIAYLTPGTVDVTALTTPYLEFYYHMYGATMGSLEVEVFDGTTWTSIWSISGQQQTATTDPWVSVGIDASAYAVADLLTFRFKATRGTDFYGDISLDDISVIEAPLCITPNASVANITVNSADLSWTTTTGNYEYVLDNNSADPVGNGTVISAQTFNATPLTPNTQYYFHVRTDCGASLYSEWTTVSFTTLPVPPANDNLCNAIPLIVDAVSTGTAFTNLAATGETNEPVPACFNTGINGSVWFSFVAPASGQVIITTDIAGATLIDTEIALYAATGVTCSDLTTLGTALACDQDGGTTINFNSVINQAGLTPGNTYYIQVDRWGTATNGDFGIEVQQVLSSDNFDKNSFVAYPNPVKDIFNVSYSSEISSVRVMNLLGQEVISTAVNATSTQIDMSQLSSGAYIVNVTVGDTIKTIKVVKQ from the coding sequence ATGAAAAAAATTACGTATCTATTATTTGTTTTCTTTTTGAGTTGGCAGGTCAATGCTCAGCTCTTTCAAGTTGCTACATGTAATGGAACCATAGCTAGTAATGTTTATGGCCCCATGAATAGTACTACAAATGCTAGTGCAACAAACCGAACGGCGGTTATTTATCCTGCTTCTCAATTAGTGGGAATTGCTGGTCAAGAGCTTACAGATGTCTATTTTAAAAGACTTACAGCTGCTGGAGCAATAGGAGGAACGCCTAACTTCAAAGTGTATTTAAAAGAAACAACTGCAACAGATTTCGGTGCTGGAGCTATAGATTGGGCTACAGAAATTGCGACTGCTACATTGGTCTATGATGCTGATCCAGCTGCAAGTGCTGGAACAACTGCTGGTTGGAAAAATTTTGCATTTAGTACTAACTTTACTTACAGCGGAACAAATAATTTAGCTGTATACATGGAATATGTAAATACAGGAAATGCCACCACTATTGGTTGGGAATATGAGTATAGCGCTCCATGTATTAATACAGGAAATAATAATACTACCAAGTATGTTAATAATACAACTGGGACTCTTGGAACATCTCTTGCTACTTCAAATTATAGAAGACCTTGGATAGCATTTGACTTTACAGTATTATGTCCAGCACCAACAAATTTAACTGCAACAAATGTAACTTCGTCTTCAGTTGATTTATCATGGACTACAGGAGCATCTGAAACAGAATGGCAATATGTAATTCAGCCTCAAGGTACTGGTTTACCTACTGGTTCTGGAACATCAACCACTTCAAATTCTTTTACAAATTCAACTTTATCACCTGCAACAAGTTATGAAGTTTATGTTAGGTCATATTGTAATGTTACAGACCAAAGTGTTTGGGTAGGACCAATAAATTTCACTACTTTATGTGCACCTTTAACGGTTCCTTCTTTAGAGCCGTTTGATACTTTTTTACCAAACTGTTGGGATGAAGCAGATAACGGAGATTTAGTTGCTGGTCCAGCAACTTTTGGTGCTGGAGTTTGGGCTGTAGATGGTTTTGCGAATAACGGCACTACAGGTGCGATTAAAGTACTTTTGTCTGTAGCAGCAGATAATGATTGGGTAGTATCACCACAATATGTTATTCCTACAACAGGTTATCAATTAAAATTTGATGCAGCGGCTACGCAATCGGGAGCAACAACAGCACCAACATCGCCTTGGGAATCAGATGATTTTGTTGAGGTTTTGGTTTCAACAACAGGTTCTACAAATTGGACAGTGTTGGATACATATAATGATACTAATGTTCCTTCAAATATGGGGGATGTAAATTTTATTAATTTAGATGCTTATGCAGGACAAACTGTTAGATTTGCATTTAGAGCAGTAGAAGGACCAAATGATGGTGCAGCTGCAATTGAATTTTTTGTTGATAATTTTGAGATTAGATTGACTCCTGCTTGTTTAGAAGTTTCTTCTTTAGCAGTGAATAATATTACTTCAGCTTCAGCTGATTTATCATGGTTAGAAAATGGAACCGCTACACTTTGGAATATTGAATACGGAGTGACTGGTTTTACCTTGGGAACAGGAACTCAAGTTTTAGGAGTAAATACTAATCCTTATTCATTAGGTGGTTTAGCTCCTATTACTACATATGATTTTTATGTTCAAGTAGATTGTGGAGGTTTAGGTACTAGTGTATGGGTTGGTCCATTATCTTTTACTACATTGTGCGCACCAGTTGTTGCACCTTGGACATATGATGTTGAAACAGCAGCAGCTACAACGAATTCTACTATTGATGATTGTTGGGATTCGAATCCAACAGGAACTACAGCTGCATTTAGATGGAATGTTGATGACAACGGTGGAACTCCTTCTACTGCAACTACAGGACCTTCTGGAGCTTTTTCTGGAGTTAAATATTTTTACACCGAGGGGACAAGTGGAACCACAGGAGCTGAAGCAGAATTATATACACCATTAGTTAATATTAACGCCTTAGCAACTCCATCACTTCAATATTATTATCATATGTTTGGTAGTAATATTGGTGAACTACATGTTGATATTTTTGATGGAACAACTTGGACAAATAGCGTTGATGTTATCGTTGGTCAACAACAAACTGCAGGAAGTGATCCATGGGTTTTAAAAGTAGTTAGTTTAGCTACTTATTCAGGAACTATTCAAGTTAGATTCAGAGCAATTAGAGGTGCTGGAGGAAATTGTGATATTTCATTAGATAATATCGCTTTTGTTGAAGCACCCGCTTGTTTACCACCATCAAATATTGTAGCTAGTAATGTTACAGATACATCGGTTCAATTGGATTGGAGTGATATGTCAGCAGATGGACAATTTGATTTTGAATATGTAATTCAGCCTCAAGGAACTGGAACACCAACAAGTGCAGGGATACAAGTTGCAGACATTACAGTTATAGATAATTCATTGACATCAGTAACAGCTTATGAGGCTTATGTAAGATCTGATTGTGGTGGTGGATTGTTTAGTGCTTGGGTAGGGCCAATAAATTTCACAACAACATGTTCAGTATTTACAGTACCTTCTTTAGAACAATTTACTACTTATGTTCCTAACTGTTGGGAAGAAGCTGATAATGGTGATTTAATTGCTGGACCAGCTACATTTGGTGCTAGTTCATGGATTGCTGATGGTTTTGGTAATGTTGGAACGTCTGGTTCTGCTAGAATTGAAATATGGACAGCTACTTTAAACGATTGGATTATATCGCCTTTATATGCAATTCCTGCAACAGGATTTGAATTGAAATTTGATGCAGCTGTTACTCAGTGGAATACAACTGCTCCATCTACAAATCCATGGGAAGCTGATGATGTAGTGGAAGTTTTAGTTTCAAATGGAACTACCAACTGGACTGTATTATATACTTATAACAATACAAATGTACCGTCAACAACTGGTACACCAAATATTATTGATTTAGATGCTTATGCAGGACAAAATGTTCGTTTTGCTTTCAGAGCATTAGAAGGGGCAGTAAATGGGACTACGGATCTTAATTTTTATGTTGATAATTTTGAAATTAGACCAACGCCAGCTTGTCCAGAAGTTACAACTCTAGCTGTTGCAAACATTACTTCTTCTTCAGCTAATTTATCATGGGTTGAAAATGGAACTGCTACACTTTGGAATATCGAATATGGTGCACCTGGTTTTACATTAGGAACAGGTATGCAACAATTAGGAGTTACTACAAATCCGTACACTTTAGGAGGATTAACTTCAAACACAACTTATGAATTTTATGTACAAGTAGATTGTGGAGGTTTAGGTACTAGTGTATGGGTTGGTCCATTATCTTTTACAACTTCTTGTTCTAATTTCATTGCGCCTTGGACATATGATGTTGAAACAGCTGCTTTAACTACCAATTCAACAATTGGTGATTGCTGGACTTCTAATCCAACTGCAACTACAGCTGCTTATAGATGGGATGTGGATGGTGCAGGTTCAACACCTTCTACAAATACAGGTCCTTCTGGAGCAAATAGTGGAGTTAAATATTTTTATACAGAAGCTAGTTCTGGGACTACAGGTGCTATTGCATATTTAACACCAGGTACTGTAGATGTAACCGCTTTAACTACACCATATTTAGAATTTTATTACCACATGTATGGAGCAACTATGGGATCTTTAGAAGTTGAAGTTTTTGATGGTACAACTTGGACAAGTATTTGGTCAATTTCTGGACAACAACAAACAGCAACAACCGATCCTTGGGTTAGTGTAGGTATTGATGCATCTGCATATGCAGTTGCTGATTTATTGACATTCAGATTTAAAGCAACTAGAGGAACTGATTTTTATGGAGATATTAGTTTAGATGATATTTCTGTTATTGAAGCTCCATTATGTATTACACCTAATGCTTCAGTAGCTAACATTACTGTGAACTCAGCTGATTTATCTTGGACAACTACTACAGGAAATTATGAATATGTTTTAGATAACAATTCAGCTGACCCTGTTGGAAATGGAACGGTAATTAGTGCACAAACATTTAATGCAACCCCATTAACTCCTAACACGCAATATTATTTCCATGTTAGAACAGATTGTGGTGCTAGTTTATACAGTGAGTGGACAACTGTTTCATTTACCACTTTACCTGTGCCACCAGCAAATGATAACTTATGTAATGCAATTCCATTAATAGTTGATGCGGTTTCAACTGGTACAGCTTTTACTAATTTAGCAGCTACTGGTGAAACTAATGAGCCGGTTCCTGCATGTTTTAACACAGGAATCAACGGTTCAGTTTGGTTTAGTTTTGTAGCACCAGCTTCTGGTCAAGTTATTATAACTACCGATATCGCAGGAGCTACATTAATTGATACTGAAATTGCTCTTTATGCTGCAACGGGTGTTACTTGTTCAGATTTAACTACTTTAGGTACAGCACTTGCTTGTGACCAAGATGGCGGAACAACAATTAATTTTAACTCTGTTATCAATCAAGCTGGTTTAACACCTGGAAACACTTACTATATTCAGGTTGACCGATGGGGAACTGCTACAAACGGAGATTTTGGAATTGAAGTACAACAAGTATTAAGTTCTGATAATTTTGATAAGAATAGCTTTGTTGCTTATCCAAACCCAGTAAAAGATATTTTCAATGTGTCTTATTCTTCTGAAATTTCTTCTGTAAGAGTAATGAATTTATTAGGACAAGAAGTTATCTCAACTGCGGTAAACGCAACTTCAACTCAAATTGACATGTCTCAATTAAGTTCGGGTGCTTATATTGTTAATGTAACCGTTGGAGATACAATCAAAACAATTAAAGTTGTTAAGCAATAA